One Candidatus Korarchaeum sp. DNA segment encodes these proteins:
- a CDS encoding DNA double-strand break repair nuclease NurA translates to MEEELEWAKLPHALQSLFFERVEEEASSLMEVMERLDECLSSAKDFLSSFFETYDERNASLRVGAVDGSRSPELSERLGVRYGVFTAGAVILEGARRVDERYYAGQFKRKQALSKEASKYLLELLSEYAERKLALEILEEVDFLFIDGSFYSFIYPVLRMRKRKLFGEREEELFWEIYDMTRRLINSGKVAGVIKRSHSRAIGGYIVAKSDPELRKLRELSTVIDKLILSALMPPKSIFRYENLIGEENVIVYTEAARTFDKYGESQDLVEIARRKAYEPFEKLGLDLEEFRRMRRAQVRAYPGVPVCEIEHPSILGRLMDAVSSRGMFSEATGLPLAIDMVDSLVSIGAKFTEEYVSEVEARLLERMRGRNSEVAKWFFQLLNPQKAF, encoded by the coding sequence TTGGAGGAGGAGCTCGAGTGGGCCAAGCTACCGCATGCCCTTCAATCCCTCTTCTTCGAGAGGGTAGAGGAGGAAGCTTCTTCCCTAATGGAAGTCATGGAGAGGCTTGATGAGTGCTTAAGTTCAGCTAAGGATTTCCTCTCGAGCTTCTTCGAGACCTACGATGAGCGAAACGCTAGCCTTAGGGTGGGGGCCGTGGACGGCTCCAGATCCCCTGAGCTCAGCGAGAGGCTCGGGGTGAGGTACGGCGTCTTCACGGCCGGTGCCGTCATCCTGGAGGGAGCGAGGAGGGTCGATGAGAGGTACTACGCCGGCCAGTTCAAGAGGAAGCAGGCCCTATCTAAGGAGGCCAGTAAGTACCTTCTGGAGCTCCTATCTGAGTACGCGGAGAGGAAGTTAGCTTTGGAGATCCTGGAAGAGGTGGACTTCCTCTTCATAGACGGTAGCTTCTACAGCTTCATTTACCCGGTCCTCAGGATGAGGAAGAGGAAGCTTTTCGGGGAGAGGGAGGAGGAGCTTTTCTGGGAGATATACGACATGACCAGGAGGTTGATCAACAGCGGGAAGGTGGCCGGGGTGATAAAGAGAAGTCACAGCAGGGCTATAGGAGGGTACATAGTTGCTAAATCGGATCCCGAACTTAGGAAACTGAGGGAACTCTCTACGGTGATAGATAAGCTGATACTATCCGCTTTAATGCCCCCAAAGTCCATATTCAGGTATGAGAACCTCATAGGTGAGGAGAACGTCATCGTTTACACCGAAGCGGCTCGTACATTCGATAAGTACGGTGAATCGCAGGATCTAGTTGAAATAGCGAGGAGGAAAGCTTACGAGCCATTTGAGAAGCTGGGACTGGACTTAGAGGAATTCAGGAGGATGAGGAGGGCCCAAGTGAGAGCCTATCCAGGGGTTCCGGTCTGCGAGATAGAGCACCCATCAATCCTCGGGAGGCTCATGGATGCGGTGAGCTCCAGGGGAATGTTCAGCGAGGCCACGGGTCTCCCGCTAGCCATCGATATGGTGGATTCGCTCGTCAGCATAGGTGCTAAGTTCACCGAGGAGTACGTGAGCGAGGTAGAGGCGAGGCTCCTCGAGAGGATGAGGGGCAGGAACTCGGAGGTAGCGAAATGGTTCTTCCAGCTCCTAAACCCTCAGAAGGCCTTCTGA
- a CDS encoding DUF87 domain-containing protein, protein MRLIGRVADDSTEVSASVILLKDLEREVKSESLVLIENGSSANKVMGILRRGRGRNEFLRRSGYRPEVAYLRHGGEPSSAREIYSFDLIVLGCLEDGRLRTNRTIIAPGSPVYAFDQENPLELIAGSAKKLAWMRAHLDGRREWRVPADAQYIPYHVGVFGSTGTGKSWFTRHVLIPLYLDSGYKVIVLDWSGEDYAPYFRSMRLSEVALDELSILEYLSNLTEGFARNEAVKQAFDEYVFGWVERVRGKSEAELYDELRTFVQRAVRGIKRDDWRESAERAFNRVFRRLSPSDLAPLMGTEPVSGIVDSPESIVVVDMSGFSNEMKLSFFLTLANELKRRMIGGQDLRIALVIDEAPQYCPYRPEGVQQQVTEEIKNLAALGRKHDLNLTLVAQGVAGEIGVNAAIRRNLNTNFYGRLHPLDAAGEGGAKDWLGPYGITPEYLLTLEDGRFYFTGAMNPSPVPLLVTFEVG, encoded by the coding sequence ATGAGGCTAATAGGGAGAGTGGCTGATGATTCAACCGAGGTATCGGCCTCGGTCATACTGCTCAAGGACCTCGAGAGGGAGGTCAAGTCCGAGAGCCTGGTGTTGATAGAGAACGGTAGCTCAGCGAACAAAGTGATGGGGATACTCAGGAGGGGGCGGGGGAGGAACGAGTTCCTGAGGAGATCCGGCTATAGGCCGGAGGTAGCCTACTTGAGGCACGGAGGGGAGCCATCGAGCGCTAGGGAGATCTACTCCTTCGACCTGATAGTGCTGGGATGCCTGGAGGACGGGAGGCTGAGGACCAATAGGACGATAATAGCTCCCGGCTCTCCCGTCTACGCCTTCGATCAGGAGAACCCCCTTGAGCTGATAGCGGGATCAGCTAAGAAGTTAGCTTGGATGAGGGCTCACTTAGACGGAAGGAGGGAGTGGAGAGTACCCGCTGACGCCCAGTACATCCCCTATCACGTCGGCGTCTTCGGTTCAACCGGTACGGGTAAGTCCTGGTTCACCAGACACGTCCTCATACCCCTCTACTTGGATAGCGGCTACAAGGTTATAGTGCTTGACTGGAGCGGTGAGGACTACGCCCCCTACTTCAGGAGCATGAGGCTGTCCGAGGTGGCGCTCGATGAGCTCTCGATACTCGAGTACCTCTCCAACCTGACAGAGGGCTTCGCTAGGAACGAAGCGGTTAAGCAGGCCTTCGACGAGTACGTCTTCGGTTGGGTGGAGAGGGTGAGGGGTAAGAGCGAAGCCGAGCTCTACGATGAGCTTAGAACCTTCGTTCAGAGGGCCGTTAGGGGGATAAAGAGGGATGACTGGAGGGAGTCGGCGGAGAGGGCTTTCAACAGGGTCTTCAGGAGGTTGTCCCCGAGCGACTTAGCTCCCCTCATGGGCACCGAGCCCGTCAGCGGCATAGTCGACTCACCTGAGAGCATAGTTGTGGTGGACATGTCGGGCTTCTCGAACGAGATGAAGCTCAGCTTCTTCCTCACTCTGGCCAATGAGCTTAAGAGGAGGATGATAGGGGGACAGGACCTGAGGATAGCGTTAGTTATAGATGAAGCCCCTCAGTATTGCCCCTACAGGCCGGAAGGGGTTCAGCAGCAGGTCACCGAGGAGATAAAGAACTTAGCGGCTCTGGGGAGGAAGCACGACCTCAACCTCACCTTAGTGGCCCAGGGGGTGGCTGGGGAGATAGGGGTGAACGCAGCCATAAGGAGGAACCTGAATACGAACTTCTACGGCAGGCTTCACCCGCTCGATGCCGCTGGGGAGGGAGGGGCTAAGGACTGGCTCGGCCCCTATGGGATAACCCCCGAGTACCTCCTCACGCTAGAGGACGGTAGGTTCTACTTCACCGGGGCGATGAACCCCTCCCCGGTTCCCCTGCTGGTCACGTTCGAGGTGGGTTAG
- a CDS encoding HEPN domain-containing protein: MKEPYHRCIRRAQECVELSLKGMLRLLGVEYPKSHDVSLALERAREEVGMPDWLRDEVEDLKRISMDLAMKRGPAFYGDERAFIPPESLYSEEDAIEALEMALRTLKAAKRLLEAYER, from the coding sequence ATGAAAGAGCCTTATCATAGATGTATAAGAAGGGCTCAGGAATGCGTAGAACTTTCCCTTAAGGGAATGCTCCGCCTCCTCGGGGTCGAGTACCCTAAGTCGCATGATGTCTCCTTGGCCCTCGAGAGAGCCAGGGAGGAGGTCGGCATGCCCGATTGGCTGAGGGATGAGGTGGAGGATCTGAAGAGGATAAGCATGGATCTCGCGATGAAGAGAGGACCAGCTTTTTATGGCGATGAGAGAGCTTTTATACCACCCGAGAGTCTCTATTCAGAGGAAGATGCTATTGAAGCCTTAGAAATGGCTCTAAGAACTTTAAAGGCAGCAAAGAGACTTCTTGAAGCCTATGAGAGGTGA
- a CDS encoding nucleotidyltransferase domain-containing protein, protein MVRRSEELRVDERFRGVIEYVLSELERLLGDDLISVVLFGSVARGDFREGSDIDILVVARSFPKSYSRRISLLVPIAEGARRRAPEHPIQFYPLRVDEASKTRPIYLDLLTDSIILYDRDGFMQGVLRDLSERLAKLGAKKVRLEDGSWMWVLKPGLRVGEVIDI, encoded by the coding sequence ATGGTGAGGAGATCCGAGGAGCTTCGTGTGGATGAACGCTTCAGAGGGGTCATAGAATACGTGCTATCCGAGCTGGAGAGGCTCCTCGGTGATGACCTGATATCGGTCGTTCTCTTCGGAAGCGTCGCTAGAGGGGACTTCAGGGAGGGAAGCGATATAGATATACTTGTGGTCGCGAGGAGCTTTCCGAAGAGCTACTCAAGGAGGATAAGCCTTCTGGTACCGATAGCTGAGGGAGCCAGGCGGAGGGCCCCCGAGCACCCCATCCAGTTCTACCCGCTGAGGGTCGATGAGGCATCCAAGACCAGGCCGATATACCTGGACCTTCTGACGGACTCGATAATACTCTACGATAGGGATGGCTTCATGCAGGGTGTGCTGAGGGACCTCTCCGAGAGGCTCGCGAAGCTGGGGGCGAAGAAGGTGAGGCTCGAGGACGGGAGCTGGATGTGGGTCCTGAAGCCGGGGTTGAGGGTAGGGGAGGTGATAGACATCTGA
- a CDS encoding transposase, translating into MVFDISRAWFSRRVKGGELGELILKEKYLTITFRFEESEGQAIGRIAWDCNLKSLDGFNPELGWIRIDLGKLFHIHRVYELKRGRLQSKVSKKPSLKRILAKYSRRERDRAKDFVHKLTTSLSREYKGYIHGFEDLRKEGMFKKGKRAKKHNREIAKSDWKIIQSLMSYKSRVVFLNPKDSSRRCSRCGKINAPKGAIYKCRCGLRIDRQLNAAVNLYLQMEGLSPSPKLFEELMRAWSGFTLTGEEADDREADESQGLSTNILIRT; encoded by the coding sequence TTGGTTTTCGATATCTCGAGGGCCTGGTTCTCGAGGAGGGTAAAGGGTGGGGAGCTGGGAGAGCTCATATTAAAAGAGAAATATCTAACGATAACATTCAGGTTCGAAGAAAGTGAGGGGCAAGCGATTGGGAGGATAGCATGGGACTGCAATTTGAAGAGCTTGGATGGCTTCAATCCAGAGCTGGGATGGATCAGGATCGATTTAGGAAAGCTCTTTCATATCCACAGGGTCTATGAATTAAAGAGGGGGAGGCTGCAGTCTAAGGTATCCAAGAAGCCCTCCCTCAAGAGGATTTTAGCTAAATACTCGAGGAGGGAGAGGGACAGAGCTAAAGACTTCGTTCACAAGCTGACCACTTCCCTCTCTAGGGAGTATAAAGGTTACATACATGGCTTCGAGGATTTGAGGAAGGAGGGGATGTTCAAAAAAGGGAAGAGAGCTAAAAAGCATAATAGAGAAATTGCGAAGAGCGATTGGAAGATCATACAATCTCTTATGTCATATAAATCGAGGGTTGTGTTCCTCAACCCGAAGGATTCGAGTAGGAGGTGCTCCAGATGTGGGAAGATCAATGCCCCGAAAGGAGCGATTTACAAATGCAGATGCGGGTTGAGGATAGATAGGCAGCTTAACGCTGCCGTAAATTTGTACCTTCAGATGGAGGGACTTTCTCCGAGCCCAAAGCTCTTTGAGGAGCTGATGAGGGCTTGGAGCGGGTTCACCCTGACGGGGGAGGAGGCCGATGATCGGGAGGCTGATGAGTCCCAAGGGCTAAGTACGAATATACTTATCCGTACTTAG